TGAAGGACATTCCGGTTCTCGGCTTCACCGGTTATACGGTTGCCTCTTCCAACGATTACACAACGATCCACACCTATGCGAAAGAGGGCGACCAGCCCTTCTCCTGGCTCTCGCGTGAATCCGGCGACCAGATGCGGGCCGATCCCGGCAAGCCGCTCACCATCACCGAGATCGGCTATCACACGTCGCTGACCGCCGATACCAACGGCGGATGGGAAGGCGTCGACGAGACGACGCAGGCAAAACTGCTTATCAATACACTGATGGACGGCGCCTTTCTCGGATCGGAGGGGACCTTCATCTACCAGCTTCTCGATGCCTATTCCGATCCGGGAGGCGCCGACCAGGAAAAGCATTTCGGGCTCTTTCGCCTGGATTATACGCCGAAGCCGGCAGCAACGGCGATCCACAATCTGACCGAAATTCTCGAAGATGACGGCGCAACGCAGGCGACTTTCAATCCGGGGACGCTCAACTACTCCATCAACGGACTACCGTCCACGGCGCGCAGCTATCTGACGGCGAAATCCGATGGAAGCTACCAGATCATCATCTGGAACGAGCCCGATATCTGGAACCAGACGACCGACAAGGCGATCCAGGCGGCGCCGACCAGCGTCACCGTCAATCTGGGTGGAGCTTTCGGGACGGTGCAGGTCTACGATCCGCTGACGGGCGATACGCCGGTCAAGAGCTTCAGCAACATATCCTCCCTCAACCTGGACGTCGTCGACCATCCCATCATTATCAACATAGCGGCGAGTGGCGGCGCAGCGCTAGAACCCGGTCACATCTATGGCGGCACCGGAGACGACACCTTCACGGTCACCTCCCCGACCGACATCGTCGATGAAAGCCGCGGCGGCGGGACCGATACCGTCATGTCGTCGATCAGCTTCAGCCTGGCGGATACTGCCCATGCGATCGGCGCCATTGAGAACCTGACACTGACCGGCAACGGCAACATCAACGCGACCGGCAATGAACTCGCCAACATTCTCGTCGGCAATTACGGAGCCAACGTTATGGATGGCCGCGCGGGCGCAGACAGCATGAAGGGCGGCGGTGGCGACGACACCTATATCGTCGACAACATCAATGATGTGGTGATCGAAGCCGGCGGCTCCGGCAAGGATATCATCAAGTCCTCTGTCTCGATCAGCCTGATGGATAAGGAGCATGTGACGGGAACGGTCGAGAACCTGACCCTGATGGGTGGCGGCAACATCAATGCGACCGGCAACGTCATGAACAACATTCTCACGGGCAATTCCGGCAACAACAACTTCGATGGCGGCAGAGGCGAAGACCGAATGATCGGCGGCCTCGGCAACGACATATACAAAGTGGATTCGGCAGGCGACATCATCGACGAAACAGGCGGCGGTGGCAACGATACCGTCAATGCGTCCATTTCCTACTATCTCGAGAATGCTCTCGGAACGGTCGAAAATTTGACGCTCACCGGTTCGTCGGCAATCAATGCCACGGGTAACGGCGAAAACAACGTACTGACCGGCAACATCGCAAGCAACATACTGTCGGGCAGTGCAGGAAACGACCAGCTCATCGGCGGCAAAGGCAACGATATCCTGAACGGCGGAGCTGGAGCCGACCATTTCGTCTTCGACTTCAAACCCAGCGCTTACAACAACATCGACAAGATCGAGGATTTCTCGGAAAGCGCCGGTGACAAGATCGTGCTCGACCACGAGATTTTCACCGCCATCGATCCATCGAATTTTTCCGGGGGAAATTTCGTACTCGGCACCAAGGCGTTGGATTCAAACGACCGT
Above is a genomic segment from Rhizobium viscosum containing:
- a CDS encoding calcium-binding protein yields the protein MAQATRITDVIDSFGIDTHIDYTDGKYSNIAEVVKALGYLGLDTVRDHAPTPASDPYGQGHLGDAADAGVKFVFVSGRDDTPATVVQRLHAFVEAHPGSIVGIEGPNEVNNWPVAYKGLSGEAAALAYQKDLFNAVNADPLLKDIPVLGFTGYTVASSNDYTTIHTYAKEGDQPFSWLSRESGDQMRADPGKPLTITEIGYHTSLTADTNGGWEGVDETTQAKLLINTLMDGAFLGSEGTFIYQLLDAYSDPGGADQEKHFGLFRLDYTPKPAATAIHNLTEILEDDGATQATFNPGTLNYSINGLPSTARSYLTAKSDGSYQIIIWNEPDIWNQTTDKAIQAAPTSVTVNLGGAFGTVQVYDPLTGDTPVKSFSNISSLNLDVVDHPIIINIAASGGAALEPGHIYGGTGDDTFTVTSPTDIVDESRGGGTDTVMSSISFSLADTAHAIGAIENLTLTGNGNINATGNELANILVGNYGANVMDGRAGADSMKGGGGDDTYIVDNINDVVIEAGGSGKDIIKSSVSISLMDKEHVTGTVENLTLMGGGNINATGNVMNNILTGNSGNNNFDGGRGEDRMIGGLGNDIYKVDSAGDIIDETGGGGNDTVNASISYYLENALGTVENLTLTGSSAINATGNGENNVLTGNIASNILSGSAGNDQLIGGKGNDILNGGAGADHFVFDFKPSAYNNIDKIEDFSESAGDKIVLDHEIFTAIDPSNFSGGNFVLGTKALDSNDRLIYDQTTGKLFYDADGSGGGAAVQIATLSNLAALHYDDFLFI